One segment of Setaria viridis chromosome 4, Setaria_viridis_v4.0, whole genome shotgun sequence DNA contains the following:
- the LOC117851330 gene encoding protein BOLA4, chloroplastic/mitochondrial, whose amino-acid sequence MLPMRSAAAVPCSLAALLLRGLSSYSSSSVYSVRRHASSALSSQPSASYPSTCPPCPLSVPRRTREFTAWASAPGPAGPAESPATKALEAKIKEQLEADAVTVVDASGDGRHVCIDVVSKAFEGKSAVNRQRMVYKAIWEELQSTVHAVDQMTTKTPDEAAANK is encoded by the exons ATGCTGCCGAtgaggtccgccgccgccgtgccgtgctCGCTGGCAGCGCTGCTGCTCCGCGGCCTCTCCTCCTACTCGTCCTCTTCTGTCTATTCCGTCCGCCGCCACGCCTCCTCTGCCCTATCCTCTCAGCCCTCCGCCTCCTACCCCAGCACCTGCCCCCCTTGCCCCCTCTCCGTCCCCCGCAGGACCAGGGAATTCACGGCCTGGGCCTCGGCGCCGGGTCCGGCGGGGCCCGCCGAATCCCCCGCCACGAAGGCGCTAGAGGCCAAG ATCAAGGAGCAGCTGGAGGCCGACGCAGTTACGGTCGTCGACGCCTCCGGGGACGGCCGCCATGTCTG CATAGATGTGGTTTCCAAAGCATTCGAGGGAAAATCTGCAGTAAATAGGCAGAGAATGGTTTACAAGGCTATATGGGAGGAGCTTCAGAGCACCGTGCATGCCGTGGACCAAATGACTACCAAGACGCCAGATGAAGCTGCTGCAAACAAGTAA